One Elaeis guineensis isolate ETL-2024a chromosome 10, EG11, whole genome shotgun sequence genomic window carries:
- the LOC140851989 gene encoding GCN5-related N-acetyltransferase 3, chloroplastic-like isoform X6, whose amino-acid sequence MAATSSLLSISSASLHFSPNPTTPKMRRKPPPISISTNPSHVDPLQLQDLLRSANFSCHRFPALAADGRAEPVDTGKLQIALAHSFVVVSVFCRPKYLVEDDKNEILRAGIANFFERALPVPESDSRLVGFGRAVSDGGLTASIHDIVLVRDSFYLVKRKNLSILSPLQRPAWKALTLLLPLPRISKFKQLSLHYRDGVSVKK is encoded by the exons ATGGCGGCCACTTCCTCTCTGTTGTCGATCTCCTCCGCCTCTCTCCACTTCTCCCCCAACCCGACAACCCCGAAGATGCGAAGAAAACCCCCACCTATCTCCATCTCCACGAACCCCTCCCACGTCGATCCCCTCCAGCTCCAAGACCTCCTTCGCTCCGCTAATTTCTCCTGCCACCGCTTCCCGGCCCTCGCCGCTGATGGCCGTGCGGAGCCCGTCGATACCGGCAAGCTCCAGATTGCCCTCGCCCACAGCTTCGTCGTCGTCTCCGTCTTCTGCCGGCCCAAATACTTGGTCGAGGATGATAAAAATGAGATCTTGAGAGCTGGGATCGCAAATTTTTTTGAGAGGGCGTTGCCGGTGCCGGAATCGGACAGCCGATTGGTGGGGTTCGGCCGGGCGGTGTCGGATGGAGGACTGACGGCTTCGATCCATGACATTGT GCTTGTCAGGGATTCATTCTACCTTGTGAAAAGGAAGAACTTGAGCATTCTGTCTCCATTGCAGAGACCAGCTTGGAAAGCTTTGACCTTGCTGCTTCCACTCCCAaggatttcaaaattcaaaca GTTATCCCTTCATTACAGAGACGGGGTATCGGTCAAAAAATAG
- the LOC140851989 gene encoding GCN5-related N-acetyltransferase 3, chloroplastic-like isoform X3 codes for MAATSSLLSISSASLHFSPNPTTPKMRRKPPPISISTNPSHVDPLQLQDLLRSANFSCHRFPALAADGRAEPVDTGKLQIALAHSFVVVSVFCRPKYLVEDDKNEILRAGIANFFERALPVPESDSRLVGFGRAVSDGGLTASIHDIVRPAWKALTLLLPLPRISKFKHVFQVIPSLQRRGIGQKIVERIIRILTSKGIYDICALCTEKERLFFKACGFGGDSLGSTTMMYTRSALSYLQGNLMVRPAGRLLLLVPPSRGPTSEVHTEVS; via the exons ATGGCGGCCACTTCCTCTCTGTTGTCGATCTCCTCCGCCTCTCTCCACTTCTCCCCCAACCCGACAACCCCGAAGATGCGAAGAAAACCCCCACCTATCTCCATCTCCACGAACCCCTCCCACGTCGATCCCCTCCAGCTCCAAGACCTCCTTCGCTCCGCTAATTTCTCCTGCCACCGCTTCCCGGCCCTCGCCGCTGATGGCCGTGCGGAGCCCGTCGATACCGGCAAGCTCCAGATTGCCCTCGCCCACAGCTTCGTCGTCGTCTCCGTCTTCTGCCGGCCCAAATACTTGGTCGAGGATGATAAAAATGAGATCTTGAGAGCTGGGATCGCAAATTTTTTTGAGAGGGCGTTGCCGGTGCCGGAATCGGACAGCCGATTGGTGGGGTTCGGCCGGGCGGTGTCGGATGGAGGACTGACGGCTTCGATCCATGACATTGTG AGACCAGCTTGGAAAGCTTTGACCTTGCTGCTTCCACTCCCAaggatttcaaaattcaaaca TGTCTTTCAGGTTATCCCTTCATTACAGAGACGGGGTATCGGTCAAAAAATAGTTGAAAGAATAATAAG GATTCTCACCAGCAAAGGCATATATGATATTTGTGCCTTGTGCACAGAAAAGGAGAG GTTATTTTTCAAAGCATGTGGATTTGGAGGGGATTCTCTGGGGTCTACTACAATGATGTATACCCGATCTGCCTTGAGTTACCTGCAAGGCAATCTCATGGTCAGACCTGCTGGTAGGCTGCTGCTTTTGGTTCCACCCTCTCGAGGTCCCACGAGTGAAGTTCACACAGAAGTTTCATGA
- the LOC140851989 gene encoding GCN5-related N-acetyltransferase 3, chloroplastic-like isoform X1, whose amino-acid sequence MAATSSLLSISSASLHFSPNPTTPKMRRKPPPISISTNPSHVDPLQLQDLLRSANFSCHRFPALAADGRAEPVDTGKLQIALAHSFVVVSVFCRPKYLVEDDKNEILRAGIANFFERALPVPESDSRLVGFGRAVSDGGLTASIHDIVLVRDSFYLVKRKNLSILSPLQRPAWKALTLLLPLPRISKFKHVFQVIPSLQRRGIGQKIVERIIRILTSKGIYDICALCTEKERLFFKACGFGGDSLGSTTMMYTRSALSYLQGNLMVRPAGRLLLLVPPSRGPTSEVHTEVS is encoded by the exons ATGGCGGCCACTTCCTCTCTGTTGTCGATCTCCTCCGCCTCTCTCCACTTCTCCCCCAACCCGACAACCCCGAAGATGCGAAGAAAACCCCCACCTATCTCCATCTCCACGAACCCCTCCCACGTCGATCCCCTCCAGCTCCAAGACCTCCTTCGCTCCGCTAATTTCTCCTGCCACCGCTTCCCGGCCCTCGCCGCTGATGGCCGTGCGGAGCCCGTCGATACCGGCAAGCTCCAGATTGCCCTCGCCCACAGCTTCGTCGTCGTCTCCGTCTTCTGCCGGCCCAAATACTTGGTCGAGGATGATAAAAATGAGATCTTGAGAGCTGGGATCGCAAATTTTTTTGAGAGGGCGTTGCCGGTGCCGGAATCGGACAGCCGATTGGTGGGGTTCGGCCGGGCGGTGTCGGATGGAGGACTGACGGCTTCGATCCATGACATTGT GCTTGTCAGGGATTCATTCTACCTTGTGAAAAGGAAGAACTTGAGCATTCTGTCTCCATTGCAGAGACCAGCTTGGAAAGCTTTGACCTTGCTGCTTCCACTCCCAaggatttcaaaattcaaaca TGTCTTTCAGGTTATCCCTTCATTACAGAGACGGGGTATCGGTCAAAAAATAGTTGAAAGAATAATAAG GATTCTCACCAGCAAAGGCATATATGATATTTGTGCCTTGTGCACAGAAAAGGAGAG GTTATTTTTCAAAGCATGTGGATTTGGAGGGGATTCTCTGGGGTCTACTACAATGATGTATACCCGATCTGCCTTGAGTTACCTGCAAGGCAATCTCATGGTCAGACCTGCTGGTAGGCTGCTGCTTTTGGTTCCACCCTCTCGAGGTCCCACGAGTGAAGTTCACACAGAAGTTTCATGA
- the LOC140851989 gene encoding GCN5-related N-acetyltransferase 3, chloroplastic-like isoform X4, with product MAATSSLLSISSASLHFSPNPTTPKMRRKPPPISISTNPSHVDPLQLQDLLRSANFSCHRFPALAADGRAEPVDTGKLQIALAHSFVVVSVFCRPKYLVEDDKNEILRAGIANFFERALPVPESDSRLVGFGRAVSDGGLTASIHDIVVIPSLQRRGIGQKIVERIIRILTSKGIYDICALCTEKERLFFKACGFGGDSLGSTTMMYTRSALSYLQGNLMVRPAGRLLLLVPPSRGPTSEVHTEVS from the exons ATGGCGGCCACTTCCTCTCTGTTGTCGATCTCCTCCGCCTCTCTCCACTTCTCCCCCAACCCGACAACCCCGAAGATGCGAAGAAAACCCCCACCTATCTCCATCTCCACGAACCCCTCCCACGTCGATCCCCTCCAGCTCCAAGACCTCCTTCGCTCCGCTAATTTCTCCTGCCACCGCTTCCCGGCCCTCGCCGCTGATGGCCGTGCGGAGCCCGTCGATACCGGCAAGCTCCAGATTGCCCTCGCCCACAGCTTCGTCGTCGTCTCCGTCTTCTGCCGGCCCAAATACTTGGTCGAGGATGATAAAAATGAGATCTTGAGAGCTGGGATCGCAAATTTTTTTGAGAGGGCGTTGCCGGTGCCGGAATCGGACAGCCGATTGGTGGGGTTCGGCCGGGCGGTGTCGGATGGAGGACTGACGGCTTCGATCCATGACATTGTG GTTATCCCTTCATTACAGAGACGGGGTATCGGTCAAAAAATAGTTGAAAGAATAATAAG GATTCTCACCAGCAAAGGCATATATGATATTTGTGCCTTGTGCACAGAAAAGGAGAG GTTATTTTTCAAAGCATGTGGATTTGGAGGGGATTCTCTGGGGTCTACTACAATGATGTATACCCGATCTGCCTTGAGTTACCTGCAAGGCAATCTCATGGTCAGACCTGCTGGTAGGCTGCTGCTTTTGGTTCCACCCTCTCGAGGTCCCACGAGTGAAGTTCACACAGAAGTTTCATGA
- the LOC140851989 gene encoding GCN5-related N-acetyltransferase 3, chloroplastic-like isoform X5 — protein MAATSSLLSISSASLHFSPNPTTPKMRRKPPPISISTNPSHVDPLQLQDLLRSANFSCHRFPALAADGRAEPVDTGKLQIALAHSFVVVSVFCRPKYLVEDDKNEILRAGIANFFERALPVPESDSRLVGFGRAVSDGGLTASIHDIVVIPSLQRRGIGQKIVERIIRLFFKACGFGGDSLGSTTMMYTRSALSYLQGNLMVRPAGRLLLLVPPSRGPTSEVHTEVS, from the exons ATGGCGGCCACTTCCTCTCTGTTGTCGATCTCCTCCGCCTCTCTCCACTTCTCCCCCAACCCGACAACCCCGAAGATGCGAAGAAAACCCCCACCTATCTCCATCTCCACGAACCCCTCCCACGTCGATCCCCTCCAGCTCCAAGACCTCCTTCGCTCCGCTAATTTCTCCTGCCACCGCTTCCCGGCCCTCGCCGCTGATGGCCGTGCGGAGCCCGTCGATACCGGCAAGCTCCAGATTGCCCTCGCCCACAGCTTCGTCGTCGTCTCCGTCTTCTGCCGGCCCAAATACTTGGTCGAGGATGATAAAAATGAGATCTTGAGAGCTGGGATCGCAAATTTTTTTGAGAGGGCGTTGCCGGTGCCGGAATCGGACAGCCGATTGGTGGGGTTCGGCCGGGCGGTGTCGGATGGAGGACTGACGGCTTCGATCCATGACATTGTG GTTATCCCTTCATTACAGAGACGGGGTATCGGTCAAAAAATAGTTGAAAGAATAATAAG GTTATTTTTCAAAGCATGTGGATTTGGAGGGGATTCTCTGGGGTCTACTACAATGATGTATACCCGATCTGCCTTGAGTTACCTGCAAGGCAATCTCATGGTCAGACCTGCTGGTAGGCTGCTGCTTTTGGTTCCACCCTCTCGAGGTCCCACGAGTGAAGTTCACACAGAAGTTTCATGA
- the LOC140851989 gene encoding GCN5-related N-acetyltransferase 3, chloroplastic-like isoform X2 has protein sequence MAATSSLLSISSASLHFSPNPTTPKMRRKPPPISISTNPSHVDPLQLQDLLRSANFSCHRFPALAADGRAEPVDTGKLQIALAHSFVVVSVFCRPKYLVEDDKNEILRAGIANFFERALPVPESDSRLVGFGRAVSDGGLTASIHDIVLVRDSFYLVKRKNLSILSPLQRPAWKALTLLLPLPRISKFKHVFQVIPSLQRRGIGQKIVERIIRLFFKACGFGGDSLGSTTMMYTRSALSYLQGNLMVRPAGRLLLLVPPSRGPTSEVHTEVS, from the exons ATGGCGGCCACTTCCTCTCTGTTGTCGATCTCCTCCGCCTCTCTCCACTTCTCCCCCAACCCGACAACCCCGAAGATGCGAAGAAAACCCCCACCTATCTCCATCTCCACGAACCCCTCCCACGTCGATCCCCTCCAGCTCCAAGACCTCCTTCGCTCCGCTAATTTCTCCTGCCACCGCTTCCCGGCCCTCGCCGCTGATGGCCGTGCGGAGCCCGTCGATACCGGCAAGCTCCAGATTGCCCTCGCCCACAGCTTCGTCGTCGTCTCCGTCTTCTGCCGGCCCAAATACTTGGTCGAGGATGATAAAAATGAGATCTTGAGAGCTGGGATCGCAAATTTTTTTGAGAGGGCGTTGCCGGTGCCGGAATCGGACAGCCGATTGGTGGGGTTCGGCCGGGCGGTGTCGGATGGAGGACTGACGGCTTCGATCCATGACATTGT GCTTGTCAGGGATTCATTCTACCTTGTGAAAAGGAAGAACTTGAGCATTCTGTCTCCATTGCAGAGACCAGCTTGGAAAGCTTTGACCTTGCTGCTTCCACTCCCAaggatttcaaaattcaaaca TGTCTTTCAGGTTATCCCTTCATTACAGAGACGGGGTATCGGTCAAAAAATAGTTGAAAGAATAATAAG GTTATTTTTCAAAGCATGTGGATTTGGAGGGGATTCTCTGGGGTCTACTACAATGATGTATACCCGATCTGCCTTGAGTTACCTGCAAGGCAATCTCATGGTCAGACCTGCTGGTAGGCTGCTGCTTTTGGTTCCACCCTCTCGAGGTCCCACGAGTGAAGTTCACACAGAAGTTTCATGA